caaaaagcggcacacacacgccaacaACAAAGAACGGCAACAAGTGAGGAGAGCACACGGAGGGCAGGGTGGAGGGGCGATTCGCCACCCCTGCAactctctgcctctgcttATCTTTGTGGCTGAGTCCGGCCTTCCTAATAGGCAAGCACACAGAAAGAAAGACGCATTTCATGTCAGCGGGCGCAGTTACGCAATCCGCATTAGAAAGCCAACCCCACCCCCATCATCAtcaaggcacacacacacacaaaagaaaaaacgaaaacggcCTCTTAGACCGTACTGCTCCTAGGGCGCACATCGGCACCTCCGTGTTTGTGGGCACACAGATGCATGCACAGATCGATAGCCAACGAGCTCAGCGGCTTCACCTTTTTCGGTACTGATGACGGTTGCAGTGGTGGCGTTTATACTGTCGAAAAGAGAACccagaggagagagagctgtTGTGTTCACTTGAGGCTGCTCATCTTCTCGATGccatcgcgcagctgcgcgctctGCGCCTCTAGCGTCTTGAGCTTCTCCGTGTTGGTCACGCGGATCTCGGCCGGCACCTTAGTTTCGTAATTAGGGATAGACATCTTCTTCTTCATTCCCTCAATCTGCTTCATGAGGCCGtccagctgcttctccagcttcgccacctccttcccGACGTCGATGAAACCCATGAGCATCATGTTCACGCCCACCTCCTTTGTCACCACGGAGAAGCCGCAGCCCTTcggcaccgccactgcctccTCGGCCGGGGACACGACAGTCACCTCGCCCACGACACCGAGGGTTGAGATCATCATCTTTTCCGCCGCGaacagctcctgcagctccgccgtaTGCGCCGTCACCCACACCTCTGGCTTGTGCTTGTTCGTTAGCGAGTACGAGGCCTTGGTGGAACGTACGCTGTGCACGACGTCGAGAATGATCGACATGGCGCTATCCGACGCCGCGCTCAACCACCCGCTCGGTGTCGGGTACTTGGCGAGCATGATCGACTCGCTGCCGAAGCTGCTGTAGTTGGGCAGGCGGTGCCAAAGCTCCTCCGTGAGAAACGGCATCATCGGGTGTAGCAGCCGAAGCGCCTTCTCGAcgacgtgcagcagcacgtcttgcaccagctgctgcttctctccgccCTTCTGAATGGTCGGCTTCGTCAACTCAAGGAACACGTCGCACAGCTCGTGCAGCCAGAAGCGGTAGACGGCACCGGTGGCCAACGCGAAGTCGTAGAGGCCCTCCGACATGCCCTGCGTGGCCtccgcgatggcggcgtcgaggcgcGAGAGAATCCAGCGGCACTCGAGCGGCAGCATggcggcgtcctcggcggGGCTGAACTGCTGCTTGCTGGGCACGTAGTCAGTGCCCAGGGCGTGATACAGCACGTAGCGCACCACGTTCCACAGCTTGTTGCAGAACTGGCGGTAGGCCACGACGCGTTGGATGTCGAGGTTCACGCTGCGGCCAGACTGGGTGTAGGAGAGGAGGCCGAAGCGCAGGGCATCGCTACCGCACTCTGGAATGCCTTCTGGGAAAAACTCCTTCTGCTGCTTGATggccttctccacctccttgtCGCCCAggttgccgctgcgcacggtgTTGTGGAGGGTCTGCAGCGAAACGCCGTGGATGACGTAGAGTGGGTCGATGACGTTGCCCTTCGACTTGGACATCTTCTCGCCATTCTTGTCGCGCACCATTGCGTGCAGAAACACCTCCTTGTACGGCAGCTTGTTTGTGAAGTGCAGCGAAAGCATTACCATGCGAGCCACCCAGAAGAACAGGATGTCGTGGCCGGTCTCCATCAGCGAGTTCGGGAAGAAGCGCTTCATGTCGTCCGAGTCGGTGGGCCATCCAAGCGTGGCGAAGGGCCAGAGTCCGGAGCTGAACCAGGTGTCCAGCACATCCGGGTCCTGCTCAAACGAGGCCTCGGCGACCTGCTCGTCAGTCAGGCCGAACTTCTTCTTAGCcttcgcgtgcgcctcctgcagaTTGCGGGCGACCACCCATGGGTCCACGTCTTTCGGCAGCGAGCCGACAACTTTGTAGGCAGGAATGCGGTGGCCCCACCAGAGCTGACGCGACACGCACCACGGTTTGATGTTCTCCAGCCAGTGGTACCAGACGGCCTCGTGCGAAGGCGGGTACAGGCGCAGGTCGCCgttgcgcaccgcctcgacgGAGCGGCGGGCCATATCGGAGCAGTCGATGAACCACTGCGGCATCAGCATCGGCTCCACAATGTCGCCAGTGCGCTCGCAGCGGCCTACGCGGTACTCGTACGGCtccacgccgcgcagcagccccatctcctccagcttCTTCACGAtctcgcggcggcagtcgAAGCGGTGCATGCCCTTGAACGGCTCCATCGTCACGTAGCCCTTCAGGTCCATCATGacaagctgctgcaggttgTGGCGCTTGCCGGACTCAAAGTCGTTTGGGTCGTGAGCTGGGGTGATTTTCaccgcgccggtgccgaagTTCATGTCGACCAGCGTCGCGTCCAGCACGATCGGGATGATGTCGTCGCGGAACGGGCACTTGAGGAACTTGCCATGGAACTTCTTGTAGCGCTCGTCGTCAGGGTGAATGGCGACGGCCGTATCGCCCAGCAGCGTCTCAGGACGCGTCGTCGCAATCACCagctcgtcgtcgctgtccgcCAGCTTGTAGGCAACGTGAGTGAGGCTGCCCATGTCGACTTTGCGGTCATAGAGAGGAATGGTCATCTTGGATGTCTTGGGCACTTCGACAAACTCCACCTCGAGGTCAGAGATGgcgctctgcagcgcgcagcaccagtTTACCAGCCGTGTGTCGCGGTGCACCAGGCCGTCCTCGTGCAGGCGCACAAACGCCTCCACAACAGCCGCAGACGACTGTTCGTCCATCGTAAAGCGCTCGCGCGTCCAGTCCAGCGACAAGCCGATCCTGCGGAACTGCTCCGTGATCATGCCAGCGTGATTCTTCTTGAATTCCCACAGGCGCTTCATGAACTCGTCGCGGCCGAGGTCGTGCCGGctcttgccctcctccttcatgACGCGGCGCTCCACGACGACCTGGGTGGCGATGCCGGCGTGGTCGGTGCCGGGCAAGTAGAGGGTGTTGTCACCCTTCATGCGGTGGAAGCGGATGAGGGTGTCCTGCACAGCGCCCGTGAGGGCATGGCCCAGGTGCAGGTAGCCCGTGACGTTCGGTGGTGGGGCGATAATCACGAACGGCTTGGTCGCCGTCTCGGACTTGTGGTCTGAGGCGGGTCTGAAGAAGCCAGACTTCTCCCACCACGGATACCAgtccgcctccaccgcggccgGATCGTACGTGGCCGCCATTTCGGGAGCCAAGGACTTCATGATGAGCGCGCAACGTCGGAACGTTTTCGTGAAAAACGTGGAGAAAAGGATATGTCCTCTTCTCTTAAGATGGGAAGATGATGAGATGGGCACGGCGCTAAAGGGTGGGTagtgtttgtgtgtttttgtgtgagggaggtgggggggggggtgagatATGAGCTGCAGGCGATGGTGGTCGGGGCTTACAGTAGAAGAAGAGACGACGAGCAAGTCTACTTTATTGCCTTCACACTCGCCTGTCCGCACGCGCCAGAACGCAAGAgtgaagagagaaacagatGCTTTCCGTGCCCACTGCAAAgcaggcgcgcacgctcaTATGCCGCACAAGGATGTTTATCATCGCCGCAATGGCGCGTCAGGGAGGATatgtggggtgggggataggaggggtgggggtacACGAGGTGCGTCCGATGCGACACGGAGGAAAAAGGTGCAGGATGAGACGAGAATCAGTATGCGGCAGAGATAAagacggaggggggagggggtcaaCGCGtcgagagggaggcagatTCAGCAGTGGAAGAAcaagaagcagagagagaaagcgacgTACAGATGCACGTCTGTGCGCTCCTTCCTGTACGACGcaatcgaaaaaaaaagacgctCATGTGTCCCAGACGGTTCTCTGCACCCGTTGAAGGGGAAGCGTTCGCGCCGGAAGCAGTGCTGCACaatctccctctccgcacTTTCCTACATGCCATCGGACATGATAGCTGCACAAGAAGCCGTCCATGCAGTTGTGGCGACCCATGTGCGCGTTCAAGCAAATCAGTTCTGCTGGTTGCGCGcctcctttttgttgttgctgctgcttgtttGTTTCGTCCGTGTGCCCTCGTCAgcatagaaaaaaaaaaacctgGAAACACAAAATAGAATGTTGTCGAGTGGCAATAGAGcgaagaaacacacacgcacacacgcacaggcgcgcgcacctGTGAAGACGTCTCCAGAGGCAGCTTCCACATTCCGCTGCTCAGCCACATCTCTCCCCATTTCCTGGCACAAACGCATTTTCTGCCCGAAGaacagaaaagggaaaaagcGAAGACGTTTCGTCGCAGATGAGACAGAGacgcgcgacgctgcgcgttttcgtctccctctctcctgtaTACGACTGCTTCACGTGAGCTCCTACAttttttgctgtttttcTGCGTCTTCTCTACTCCGCGCTGCGGCTTCGTTGCTATTGCAGTGCTTCGTTCTATTCCTTTTCCTCTCGTCTTCTCGGTGGACATGGAGAAGGTGGAGTGCACGCTTGTAGGCCTGCATCTTCGATGATGAGCCGCCGTTCCAGGTTGTGTGGCTGCCGCCAGCAACTTCCAGCTTGGACTGCGTGTCTGCCTTCTCTGTGCGCCACTTTGCCGTGGCTACtgttccctccctctcgcgcgTGGTCCTCTCGTTCAAGTTTCGATGAGAGACCCATGAGCGCAcgaaacgcacgcacgtctAGAAGTGATGCGGCCCGCTGAAGAAGAccacgagaaaaaaaagaggcgcaCGCTTTCCACAGCTGGAGAGGGTGAAGAAGCGACGCACAGAaatgcgcgcgcgcacagacagGGCCACACATACAATGTGCACTCTCTCTGCATCGTGCCTGCTTGGCTTCTCCTCATTCACCCAGAAGGGAAAActgtctttttttgttgttgtctttCGTTGAGCACTGCTTCTTTCTCAACTGTCACCGCTCTGAGCGCCCCATGTCAGACGACCACCTCAGCTTGCCGACGCGCCCACACGTTTTACGCAGTAAAAAAAGGGTGAGGCGCAGTCTTACCCTGCTCGTGTGGTATTAGGGATAAGGCGATAcgggaggaagggaaaaCGGTAAATTAtcaaaggaaaaacaaaacggTGAGCCTTCGTGAGTAGGGTGGCAACTTAAAACGAAGATGAGGTGTGTGCTAAGAGCATGACGGGGTGGCGCGgctctgtgtgggtgtgtgtgtgcctgtgatTGAGTGCTGGCAGACGCTGACGTTGGTTGACTGGTTAGCCATCCTACCTTCCGGTAGCTAGCAGGATCTATCGCGCTCCTTCACCCTTGTTTGATTCTCCAACGCACGGCGGCTCTCCCGTACTCGTTCTCTTTCAAGTCACCTCTTTGTGCGTCTCCTGCGTTGCGCTGTGCACAGCCAGCTTAGGCTCCTTGTCTTGATTTTTCCTCTCTTGCGCACGGGcatcagcaccgctgcctcagGTGATGTCGCGGTGTGGCGCACCACTGGCTGACCTTTTCTCACAGTCACCCTTTTGCTACGGCCGCATGTTACATGCACGGGACATGCGCGTGTCTGTAAGGCGCGCGTTGCGCCCGGCATGAGAGATCCGCAGGTGTTGTGAGAGGAGATCGGCAGCAGAGGGCACACAGTGGACAGCAACACAAGCAGGGAAGCGCACCcaagagagagcggagagaaagagagagcgatccgaaaagcagaagaaaacaaaacaacaaaaaaaaaacggccgCCGCACAGAGAGGAATAAAGAGAGCGGGACGAGAATT
Above is a window of Leishmania donovani BPK282A1 complete genome, chromosome 30 DNA encoding:
- a CDS encoding valyl-tRNA synthetase, putative encodes the protein MAATYDPAAVEADWYPWWEKSGFFRPASDHKSETATKPFVIIAPPPNVTGYLHLGHALTGAVQDTLIRFHRMKGDNTLYLPGTDHAGIATQVVVERRVMKEEGKSRHDLGRDEFMKRLWEFKKNHAGMITEQFRRIGLSLDWTRERFTMDEQSSAAVVEAFVRLHEDGLVHRDTRLVNWCCALQSAISDLEVEFVEVPKTSKMTIPLYDRKVDMGSLTHVAYKLADSDDELVIATTRPETLLGDTAVAIHPDDERYKKFHGKFLKCPFRDDIIPIVLDATLVDMNFGTGAVKITPAHDPNDFESGKRHNLQQLVMMDLKGYVTMEPFKGMHRFDCRREIVKKLEEMGLLRGVEPYEYRVGRCERTGDIVEPMLMPQWFIDCSDMARRSVEAVRNGDLRLYPPSHEAVWYHWLENIKPWCVSRQLWWGHRIPAYKVVGSLPKDVDPWVVARNLQEAHAKAKKKFGLTDEQVAEASFEQDPDVLDTWFSSGLWPFATLGWPTDSDDMKRFFPNSLMETGHDILFFWVARMVMLSLHFTNKLPYKEVFLHAMVRDKNGEKMSKSKGNVIDPLYVIHGVSLQTLHNTVRSGNLGDKEVEKAIKQQKEFFPEGIPECGSDALRFGLLSYTQSGRSVNLDIQRVVAYRQFCNKLWNVVRYVLYHALGTDYVPSKQQFSPAEDAAMLPLECRWILSRLDAAIAEATQGMSEGLYDFALATGAVYRFWLHELCDVFLELTKPTIQKGGEKQQLVQDVLLHVVEKALRLLHPMMPFLTEELWHRLPNYSSFGSESIMLAKYPTPSGWLSAASDSAMSIILDVVHSVRSTKASYSLTNKHKPEVWVTAHTAELQELFAAEKMMISTLGVVGEVTVVSPAEEAVAVPKGCGFSVVTKEVGVNMMLMGFIDVGKEVAKLEKQLDGLMKQIEGMKKKMSIPNYETKVPAEIRVTNTEKLKTLEAQSAQLRDGIEKMSSLK